A stretch of bacterium DNA encodes these proteins:
- a CDS encoding HNH endonuclease signature motif containing protein produces the protein MNRQAPLAIDRILALGEKASRYNEAALARKVGVSRERVRQLRAQLPYKPVNTRMASVPGYTIKVERAFYTAMCRGIDKLVALVDVRGDDECWPWLGHKVRGYGFFGHGIRYVHRRVYIREHGPIPKGMVVIHKLAGPPCCNPRHLELATRRDTAWRALRDGTRAKVSDELRMLTPAQVRAIRRAYARLPKVRVCRRGQTYEQVPRGCVKALVRRFGMKDGKLLVHVATGKSGCWILSKES, from the coding sequence ATGAATAGACAAGCACCATTAGCTATCGACCGGATACTCGCGTTGGGCGAGAAGGCATCCCGCTACAACGAAGCCGCACTTGCCCGGAAAGTCGGAGTGTCGCGCGAGCGTGTCCGGCAACTGAGGGCCCAACTGCCCTACAAGCCGGTCAACACCAGGATGGCCAGTGTTCCCGGCTACACCATCAAAGTGGAGCGCGCGTTCTACACCGCAATGTGCCGGGGCATCGACAAGCTGGTCGCACTCGTTGACGTGCGTGGTGACGACGAGTGCTGGCCCTGGTTGGGCCACAAGGTCAGAGGCTACGGGTTTTTCGGGCATGGCATCCGCTATGTCCACCGGCGGGTGTACATACGCGAGCACGGGCCAATCCCCAAGGGAATGGTGGTCATCCACAAGCTCGCCGGTCCTCCGTGCTGCAACCCGCGGCACCTGGAGCTGGCGACGAGACGCGATACGGCGTGGCGAGCTCTCCGGGACGGGACTCGGGCTAAAGTGTCCGACGAGCTTCGCATGTTGACCCCGGCCCAGGTGCGGGCCATTCGACGCGCCTACGCGAGACTGCCGAAGGTGAGGGTGTGCCGGCGCGGACAGACGTATGAGCAGGTTCCCCGCGGATGCGTCAAAGCCCTGGTCAGGCGGTTCGGGATGAAGGACGGGAAGCTGCTCGTCCATGTAGCGACTGGGAAGTCCGGTTGCTGGATACTGTCGAAGGAGTCCTGA
- a CDS encoding type II toxin-antitoxin system RelE/ParE family toxin yields MAFRARLLDAAARDLARLDRPEARRIVQRINWLASNLGTIRPEALGGDLAGLYKLRVGDYRVIYELLDGDQILLVHVIGHRREIYRRR; encoded by the coding sequence GTGGCGTTCCGGGCTCGCCTCCTGGATGCCGCGGCCCGCGACTTGGCGCGGCTGGATAGGCCTGAAGCGCGTCGGATCGTTCAACGCATCAACTGGCTGGCGTCGAATCTCGGCACAATCCGACCGGAGGCCTTGGGCGGCGACCTCGCCGGTTTGTACAAGTTGAGGGTCGGTGACTATCGGGTCATCTACGAGCTGCTTGATGGTGACCAGATACTGCTGGTTCACGTCATCGGCCACCGCCGCGAAATCTACCGCAGGCGCTGA
- the cas6 gene encoding type I-MYXAN CRISPR-associated protein Cas6/Cmx6 gives MPVVELSFPVRGTPLPVDNGYIVYRAVARAVPWVAAEAQVGLAIVPIQGNPHRGFLDLTPGSRLTFRVGAEALPMLEPLAGQCLVFGSATLILGQPTRSELRPAASLVSAFVVVEQCRYSDEVEEWLAAQFRALGIRAVPALRRKQVNEHAGPSDTGRPASGCPYVRRFRQIGETAVVGWEVLARGLSPEESLRLQELGVGPGRRMGCGVFVPERGAVGRSAPRRHSTGVWFPED, from the coding sequence ATGCCGGTAGTCGAACTGAGTTTCCCCGTCCGCGGGACGCCGCTTCCCGTCGATAATGGTTATATCGTGTACCGGGCTGTGGCGCGCGCCGTGCCGTGGGTGGCAGCGGAGGCCCAGGTGGGATTGGCGATTGTCCCGATTCAGGGCAACCCTCACCGCGGCTTTCTCGACCTGACGCCAGGTTCCCGCCTCACGTTCCGCGTTGGGGCCGAGGCTTTGCCGATGCTTGAGCCGCTGGCCGGTCAGTGTCTCGTGTTCGGCAGCGCGACGCTGATACTCGGCCAGCCGACCCGGTCCGAATTGAGACCGGCCGCGAGTCTCGTGAGCGCTTTCGTGGTCGTCGAGCAGTGCCGCTACAGCGATGAGGTGGAAGAGTGGCTGGCCGCTCAGTTCCGCGCCCTGGGCATCAGGGCGGTTCCGGCCCTGCGCCGGAAGCAGGTGAATGAGCACGCAGGCCCGTCCGACACCGGACGCCCCGCCTCAGGCTGCCCTTATGTGCGGCGCTTCCGGCAGATCGGCGAGACTGCGGTTGTCGGCTGGGAAGTGCTGGCGCGGGGGCTATCTCCGGAGGAGTCGCTGAGGCTGCAGGAGCTTGGGGTAGGGCCCGGCCGCCGCATGGGTTGCGGTGTGTTCGTGCCCGAGCGGGGCGCAGTCGGTCGTTCCGCGCCGAGGCGGCACAGCACCGGAGTCTGGTTTCCCGAGGATTGA
- a CDS encoding nucleotidyltransferase domain-containing protein has translation MRTEPAGPGEVLFGVARRRVLALLFGHSDEAYHLRQIVRETGLSPSGVHRELAQLAEAGIVTRRQQGRQVYFQANSASPIFNELKSLVVKTAGVTDVLREALAPLAADIDVAFVYGSVARGEERRASDVDLLVVGDASFAALSQTLAPAQRRLSREVNPTVYTSAEFRRKLAAGNHFVRSVTGREKLFLFGNEHDLRRLGK, from the coding sequence ATGAGAACAGAGCCGGCCGGCCCGGGTGAGGTCCTCTTCGGTGTGGCTCGGCGGAGGGTGCTGGCGCTATTGTTCGGCCACTCCGACGAGGCATATCATCTGCGCCAGATCGTCCGCGAGACCGGTCTCAGCCCGAGTGGCGTGCACCGCGAGCTCGCGCAACTGGCCGAGGCGGGCATCGTGACGCGCAGGCAGCAAGGTCGGCAGGTCTACTTTCAGGCCAATTCCGCGAGTCCGATATTCAACGAACTCAAGAGTCTGGTTGTGAAGACGGCCGGGGTCACCGACGTCCTGCGCGAGGCGCTCGCGCCGCTGGCCGCCGACATCGACGTGGCGTTCGTGTACGGCTCGGTAGCACGGGGCGAGGAACGCCGCGCGAGCGACGTCGATCTGCTGGTCGTCGGCGATGCGTCGTTCGCGGCGTTGTCGCAGACTTTGGCTCCGGCACAGCGCAGGCTTAGCCGGGAGGTGAACCCGACCGTGTACACATCGGCGGAGTTCCGCCGGAAGCTGGCTGCCGGCAACCACTTTGTCCGCAGCGTGACGGGGCGCGAGAAGCTGTTCCTATTCGGCAATGAGCACGACCTTAGACGGCTGGGTAAGTAG
- a CDS encoding HEPN domain-containing protein — protein sequence MSTTLDGWVSSGSLQRHETSPEEIADLLSVVERDIAAAQTPGLSDDWKLAIAYNAALQAAKAALAAAGFRVSPSEKGHHYRLVESLRHTIEAPGRDVDLLQRMKKKRHVSDYEVAGAVSEREALEMHELAVRVRELVVHWLRAQHPDLLKTWPARHSQPIRRPSA from the coding sequence ATGAGCACGACCTTAGACGGCTGGGTAAGTAGCGGCTCGCTGCAGCGGCACGAGACCAGTCCGGAGGAGATCGCCGACCTGTTGTCCGTGGTCGAACGCGACATCGCGGCCGCCCAGACCCCGGGTCTGTCCGACGACTGGAAGTTGGCGATTGCGTACAATGCGGCTCTTCAGGCAGCAAAGGCAGCCCTGGCCGCTGCCGGCTTCCGCGTGTCGCCGAGCGAGAAGGGACACCATTACCGCCTCGTTGAGTCGTTGCGCCACACGATCGAGGCGCCGGGGCGGGACGTGGACCTCTTGCAGCGGATGAAGAAGAAGCGGCATGTGAGCGATTACGAGGTCGCGGGCGCGGTGTCGGAGCGCGAGGCGCTGGAAATGCACGAATTGGCGGTTCGCGTCCGCGAACTGGTGGTTCACTGGCTACGCGCGCAGCACCCGGACCTGCTGAAGACCTGGCCCGCCAGGCACAGTCAACCGATTCGCCGCCCGTCCGCCTAA
- a CDS encoding DUF4258 domain-containing protein gives MTDTLEQIAALVAKGEVRVSEHGYDELAADGILLRDLVAGMPAAEPVEDYPAFAKGPCVLVLQRDRDGNPVHVLWGIPQGEKSPAVLVTAYRPDPKRWDVGLKRRLT, from the coding sequence GTGACCGATACTCTGGAGCAGATTGCTGCCCTTGTTGCCAAGGGTGAAGTGCGGGTGTCCGAGCATGGCTACGATGAGCTGGCGGCGGACGGGATACTGCTGCGGGACTTGGTCGCGGGCATGCCCGCCGCCGAGCCTGTCGAGGACTACCCGGCGTTTGCCAAGGGGCCATGCGTGCTCGTGCTGCAGCGTGACCGCGACGGCAATCCAGTGCATGTGCTCTGGGGAATCCCGCAAGGCGAGAAGAGTCCCGCCGTTCTGGTCACAGCCTATCGTCCGGACCCAAAGCGATGGGACGTTGGCCTGAAGAGGAGGTTGACATGA
- a CDS encoding zeta toxin family protein — protein MAIGSRAPGQRRCIVIAGPNGAGKTTFAREFLPRDAGIVHFANVDLIAAGLSPLRPGLAALAAGRLYLAELDRLARAGLDFAFETTLSGLVLVSRLRHWKSGGYRIEIIFLQLSSPQLAVRRVAARVRQGGHDVPRDDIVRRFERGWRNFCSVYRPLADAWAVYDNSGDAPRLLERGP, from the coding sequence GTGGCCATCGGTTCCAGAGCTCCAGGACAACGACGCTGCATCGTCATTGCGGGTCCGAACGGTGCGGGCAAGACTACCTTTGCGCGCGAGTTTCTTCCGCGTGACGCCGGCATCGTACACTTTGCCAATGTAGACCTGATCGCTGCCGGCCTGTCGCCACTGAGACCGGGCTTGGCCGCACTGGCGGCCGGGCGTCTGTATCTAGCCGAACTTGACCGGCTCGCCCGGGCCGGACTCGACTTCGCCTTCGAGACGACTCTCAGCGGTCTAGTGCTTGTGTCACGGCTCAGACACTGGAAGTCCGGCGGCTACCGCATCGAAATCATCTTTCTGCAACTGAGTAGCCCGCAGCTCGCAGTACGCCGCGTCGCCGCCCGAGTTCGGCAGGGCGGCCATGACGTGCCCCGCGACGACATCGTCAGGCGCTTCGAGCGTGGCTGGCGCAACTTCTGTTCGGTCTATCGGCCGCTTGCCGATGCCTGGGCAGTCTATGACAACTCCGGGGACGCGCCCCGATTATTGGAGAGGGGACCGTGA